One region of Osmia lignaria lignaria isolate PbOS001 chromosome 7, iyOsmLign1, whole genome shotgun sequence genomic DNA includes:
- the LOC117609578 gene encoding fanconi-associated nuclease 1 isoform X1, producing MSQQRHIDEFFKVVSNKRTSGITVKDKQRFRSTPYSRSKKKRLSLTKNVESNSMTDCTIIHENINNSYLSNLKASPIKHKTQNNECAFSIDAVEEKLSNNNELESSLSISKILSNNENTELMKTPTKKNKTDSSLSPAKSLKKEPSTPKNNHSVRGSNSPKTGSSPKKLNYSPKVPSGKSPRNSCKSLFGHTIDVIKNQAVEHMNLAKQGAISYNCFNLEEIYSKGEFDYHYNHVNTKTSVKYESSEIISPTDLHAKTLFITIFTVFSNPINCGYFDENELDFVYSIITLPSQAQTLLAHMIKRKRTWFRGNNIKYPDIAPDLKDVFTTLVSRSICTFNIENTNLATILELLQVDEIRQLCQDMNIKPNVNKKNNICKLLKLSNTQSLFPGMKSPSTVLYSSVVRMLDYCVCITDKTWNIIDKILTLLIPNQDPQISVAETFFTLCNIYVGNVTFPNIPEKRFPIFSSNLHLMSYITAKATLSITLQLIDKKKWTEVQDCGKLAINTLSNTLKESFRLKISLLPLHVRRYMPVYVWLKILSVCIDAFKKDKDKTQVVEVLHFLLEHDYYIHTKKGKWYAELALIEMYHHKNLEASASVIMKALSTEHLTRVDKVDLIERAQRILKKKTGLKPITKLNMNKTLDEHIHQMPKYDAASNIISAVLMPESGARKKTIWCVKSNAKGQSFGSVETLALNHYCEKGFSNGLHCEGALPITLFFTLFWEELFDIHVPGTFVSPYQYAPDDLFTEELFYENRKERIDMKLQIASNLNCLALSTFMEDKFKVCVQYQSIMPTNLLKDSLQLKEIVYCLGVQGVVGICRRLVENFKLWKAGFPDLIVWNFKTKEHKIVEVKGPRDSLSTKQRLWLEYLNQLGLNTELCVVEAKQEKIKQFDEYE from the exons ATGTCACAGCAAAGACATATTGATGAGTTTTTTAAAGTAGTAAGTAATAAACGAACATCAGGCATTACAGTGAAAGATAAACAACGTTTTAGAAGTACACCATATTCAAGAAGT aaaaagaaaagattgagTTTAACAAAAAATGTGGAATCTAACTCAATGACAGATTGCACAATTATACATGAAaacattaataattcatatttaagtaatttaaaagCTTCTCCAATTAAGCACAAGACACAAAACAATGAATGTGCATTCTCAATAGATGCAGTTGAAGAAAAACTGTCAAATAATAACGAATTGGAAAGTTCCTTATCCATTAgtaaaatattatcaaataaTGAGAATACAGAGTTGATGAAAACACCAACAAAGAAGAACAAAACAGATAGCTCTTTAAGCCCTGCCAAATCATTAAAGAAGGAACCAAGCACCCCTAAAAACAATCATTCAGTAAGAGGCTCTAATAGTCCTAAAACTGGAAGTAGccctaaaaaattaaattattctccAAAAGTGCCATCTGGTAAATCTCCAAGAAACAGTTGCAAATCTCTGTTTGGTCATACCATAGATGTTATCAAAAATCAAGCAGTTGAACATATGAATTTAGCAAAGCAAGGTGCTATTTCATATAATTGTTTTAATCTAGAAGAAATATATTCAAAAGGTGAATTTGATTATCATTATAATCATGTAAACACTAAAACTTCAGTGAAGTACGAATCAAGTGAAATAATTTCACCTACAGATTTACATGCTAAAACTTTGTTCATTACTATTTTCACTGTCTTCTCTAATCCCATAAATTGTGGATATTTTGATGAAAATGAACTGGACTTCGTATATTCCATAATTACTCTGCCTAGTCAGGCTCAAACATTGCTGGCACatatgataaaaagaaaaaggacatGGTTCAgaggaaataatattaaatatccaGATATAGCTCCAGATTTGAAAGACGTGTTTACAACTCTTGTTTCACGATCTATCTGTACATTTAACattgaaaatacaaatttaGCTACAATACTTGAGCTGCTACAAGTGGATGAAATTCGTCAGCTTTGCCAGGATATGAATATTAAGCCTAacgtaaacaaaaaaaataacatatgtaaattgttaaaattatcGAACACGCAATCTCTATTTCCTGGAATGAAAAGTCCAAGTACAGTTTTATATTCTTCAGTTGTTCGTATGCTCGATTATTGTGTATGCATTACTGATAAAACATGgaatattattgataaaatattaacgTTGTTAATACCGAATCAAGATCCACAAATAAGCGTAGCTgaaacattttttacattatgtaatatttatgtAGGAAACGTAACATTTCCTAACATTCCTGAGAAACGTTTCCCAATATTTTCTTCCAACTTGCATTTGATGAG cTATATCACAGCTAAAGCAACACTGTCTATAACATTACAACTAATTGACAAAAAGAAGTGGACAGAGGTACAAGACTGTGGTAAATTAGCCATAAATACATTATCAAACACGTTAAAGGAATCATTTAg gtTAAAAATTTCCTTGCTTCCACTGCATGTAAGACGCTATATGCCGGTATATGTATGGCTGAAAATACTTTCTGTGTGTATAGACGCATTTAAAAAAGATAAAGATAAGACACAAGTAGTGGAAGTTTTACATTTCTTACTAGAACACGATTATTATATCCATACGAAGAAAGGAAAATGGTATGCTGAATTAGCTCTCATTGAAATGTATCACCATAAAAATCTAGAAGCTAGTGCATCGGTAATAATGAAAGCCTTAAGCACAGAACACTTAACGCGAGTAGATAAAGTAGATCTTATAGAAAGAGCACAAAGAATTCTAAAGAAGAAAACTGGACTGAAACCCATAACAAAACTTAATATGAATAAAACTTTAGATGAACATATTCATCAGATGCCGAAATATGATGCTGCATCTAATATTATAAGTGCTGTATTGATGCCTGA AAGTGGTGCAAGAAAGAAGACCATTTGGTGTGTAAAAAGTAATGCTAAAGGTCAAAGTTTTGGATCAGTAGAAACACTTGCATTGAATCATTACTGTGAGAAAGGATTTTCTAATGGATTGCACTGTGAAGGTGCATTACCAATTACcttattttttactttattttgggAAGAACTATTTGATATACATGTTCCTGGAACATTTGTTTCGCCATATCAATACGCTCCAGATGATTTATTTACAGAAGAATTATTTTACGAAAATAGGAAAGAAAGAATAGACATGAAACTTCAGATTGCTagtaatttaaattgtttagcATTAAGCACCTTCATGGAAGATAAGTTTAAAGTCTGTGTTCAATATCAGTCAATAATGCCAACAAATTTACTGAAAGATAGTCTACAGTTGAAA GAAATAGTATATTGTTTAGGAGTTCAAGGTGTTGTAGGCATCTGTAGACGacttgttgaaaattttaaactttgGAAAGCTGGATTTCCAGATTTAATTGTATGGAATTTTAAAACCAAAGAA CATAAAATTGTAGAAGTAAAAGGTCCACGAGATAGCCTTTCAACAAAGCAACGATTATGGTTGGAATATTTAAATCAACTTGGACTCAATACTGAACTATGTGTAGTAGAAG cTAAACAAGAAAAGATAAAACAGTTTGATGAATATGAATAA
- the LOC117609578 gene encoding fanconi-associated nuclease 1 isoform X2, with amino-acid sequence MSQQRHIDEFFKVVSNKRTSGITVKDKQRFRSTPYSRSKKKRLSLTKNVESNSMTDCTIIHENINNSYLSNLKASPIKHKTQNNECAFSIDAVEEKLSNNNELESSLSISKILSNNENTELMKTPTKKNKTDSSLSPAKSLKKEPSTPKNNHSVRGSNSPKTGSSPKKLNYSPKVPSGKSPRNSCKSLFGHTIDVIKNQAVEHMNLAKQGAISYNCFNLEEIYSKGEFDYHYNHVNTKTSVKYESSEIISPTDLHAKTLFITIFTVFSNPINCGYFDENELDFVYSIITLPSQAQTLLAHMIKRKRTWFRGNNIKYPDIAPDLKDVFTTLVSRSICTFNIENTNLATILELLQVDEIRQLCQDMNIKPNVNKKNNICKLLKLSNTQSLFPGMKSPSTVLYSSVVRMLDYCVCITDKTWNIIDKILTLLIPNQDPQISVAETFFTLCNIYVGNVTFPNIPEKRFPIFSSNLHLMSYITAKATLSITLQLIDKKKWTEVQDCGKLAINTLSNTLKESFRLKISLLPLHVRRYMPVYVWLKILSVCIDAFKKDKDKTQVVEVLHFLLEHDYYIHTKKGKWYAELALIEMYHHKNLEASASVIMKALSTEHLTRVDKVDLIERAQRILKKKTGLKPITKLNMNKTLDEHIHQMPKYDAASNIISAVLMPESGARKKTIWCVKSNAKGQSFGSVETLALNHYCEKGFSNGLHCEGALPITLFFTLFWEELFDIHVPGTFVSPYQYAPDDLFTEELFYENRKERIDMKLQIASNLNCLALSTFMEDKFKVCVQYQSIMPTNLLKDSLQLKYIV; translated from the exons ATGTCACAGCAAAGACATATTGATGAGTTTTTTAAAGTAGTAAGTAATAAACGAACATCAGGCATTACAGTGAAAGATAAACAACGTTTTAGAAGTACACCATATTCAAGAAGT aaaaagaaaagattgagTTTAACAAAAAATGTGGAATCTAACTCAATGACAGATTGCACAATTATACATGAAaacattaataattcatatttaagtaatttaaaagCTTCTCCAATTAAGCACAAGACACAAAACAATGAATGTGCATTCTCAATAGATGCAGTTGAAGAAAAACTGTCAAATAATAACGAATTGGAAAGTTCCTTATCCATTAgtaaaatattatcaaataaTGAGAATACAGAGTTGATGAAAACACCAACAAAGAAGAACAAAACAGATAGCTCTTTAAGCCCTGCCAAATCATTAAAGAAGGAACCAAGCACCCCTAAAAACAATCATTCAGTAAGAGGCTCTAATAGTCCTAAAACTGGAAGTAGccctaaaaaattaaattattctccAAAAGTGCCATCTGGTAAATCTCCAAGAAACAGTTGCAAATCTCTGTTTGGTCATACCATAGATGTTATCAAAAATCAAGCAGTTGAACATATGAATTTAGCAAAGCAAGGTGCTATTTCATATAATTGTTTTAATCTAGAAGAAATATATTCAAAAGGTGAATTTGATTATCATTATAATCATGTAAACACTAAAACTTCAGTGAAGTACGAATCAAGTGAAATAATTTCACCTACAGATTTACATGCTAAAACTTTGTTCATTACTATTTTCACTGTCTTCTCTAATCCCATAAATTGTGGATATTTTGATGAAAATGAACTGGACTTCGTATATTCCATAATTACTCTGCCTAGTCAGGCTCAAACATTGCTGGCACatatgataaaaagaaaaaggacatGGTTCAgaggaaataatattaaatatccaGATATAGCTCCAGATTTGAAAGACGTGTTTACAACTCTTGTTTCACGATCTATCTGTACATTTAACattgaaaatacaaatttaGCTACAATACTTGAGCTGCTACAAGTGGATGAAATTCGTCAGCTTTGCCAGGATATGAATATTAAGCCTAacgtaaacaaaaaaaataacatatgtaaattgttaaaattatcGAACACGCAATCTCTATTTCCTGGAATGAAAAGTCCAAGTACAGTTTTATATTCTTCAGTTGTTCGTATGCTCGATTATTGTGTATGCATTACTGATAAAACATGgaatattattgataaaatattaacgTTGTTAATACCGAATCAAGATCCACAAATAAGCGTAGCTgaaacattttttacattatgtaatatttatgtAGGAAACGTAACATTTCCTAACATTCCTGAGAAACGTTTCCCAATATTTTCTTCCAACTTGCATTTGATGAG cTATATCACAGCTAAAGCAACACTGTCTATAACATTACAACTAATTGACAAAAAGAAGTGGACAGAGGTACAAGACTGTGGTAAATTAGCCATAAATACATTATCAAACACGTTAAAGGAATCATTTAg gtTAAAAATTTCCTTGCTTCCACTGCATGTAAGACGCTATATGCCGGTATATGTATGGCTGAAAATACTTTCTGTGTGTATAGACGCATTTAAAAAAGATAAAGATAAGACACAAGTAGTGGAAGTTTTACATTTCTTACTAGAACACGATTATTATATCCATACGAAGAAAGGAAAATGGTATGCTGAATTAGCTCTCATTGAAATGTATCACCATAAAAATCTAGAAGCTAGTGCATCGGTAATAATGAAAGCCTTAAGCACAGAACACTTAACGCGAGTAGATAAAGTAGATCTTATAGAAAGAGCACAAAGAATTCTAAAGAAGAAAACTGGACTGAAACCCATAACAAAACTTAATATGAATAAAACTTTAGATGAACATATTCATCAGATGCCGAAATATGATGCTGCATCTAATATTATAAGTGCTGTATTGATGCCTGA AAGTGGTGCAAGAAAGAAGACCATTTGGTGTGTAAAAAGTAATGCTAAAGGTCAAAGTTTTGGATCAGTAGAAACACTTGCATTGAATCATTACTGTGAGAAAGGATTTTCTAATGGATTGCACTGTGAAGGTGCATTACCAATTACcttattttttactttattttgggAAGAACTATTTGATATACATGTTCCTGGAACATTTGTTTCGCCATATCAATACGCTCCAGATGATTTATTTACAGAAGAATTATTTTACGAAAATAGGAAAGAAAGAATAGACATGAAACTTCAGATTGCTagtaatttaaattgtttagcATTAAGCACCTTCATGGAAGATAAGTTTAAAGTCTGTGTTCAATATCAGTCAATAATGCCAACAAATTTACTGAAAGATAGTCTACAGTTGAAA TATATTGTTTAG